A genomic stretch from Nitrobacter winogradskyi Nb-255 includes:
- a CDS encoding heme biosynthesis protein HemY, which yields MLRIILFLVLIALSALGATWIADQTGTIVLSWDVWRIETTIPVFALGLGLLIVASLLAWSVVHGLWQAPTRMRRARRERRIARGRDAITRGLLAIGYGDAAAARNHAKAARRLVSNDPLALLLHAQAAQLDGDADRAQRAFRTMAERNDTRLLGLRGLFIEAQRAGDPAAAVAIAEEALKTSPSSIWASQAALGFRCARGDWTGALAILDKNVASGRIDKALYRRQRGVLLTARALELEKSDRDLSRQTVMEAVKFAPTLIPAVVLASKYLSEANQMRRAMRLIETAWLAQPHPDLADAYAHVMPGDSALQRLARVEKLSEKAPGHPESAMAIARAAIDASEFARAREVLEPLIAAPTQRVAMLMAEIEHNERGDSGRARAWTLRAVRALHDPVWTADGYVSDHWRPVSPLTGRVDAFQWQTPLSALPSSRPPLVEAEVSDQIAEDAPRVEALPAATSTEDFKAQDGAIPPAGVEASSSGTISMPDETATASADYTPSEEDNKPGAIPDVIPIVRAPDDPGVDDDNPRNDGFVEDDTAAARQAGGLRGLLSRRGN from the coding sequence ATGTTGCGGATCATCCTATTTCTCGTTCTTATCGCTCTCTCTGCGCTGGGCGCCACCTGGATCGCCGATCAGACCGGCACGATCGTTCTGTCATGGGACGTCTGGCGGATCGAGACCACGATCCCGGTGTTCGCGCTCGGGCTCGGCCTGCTGATCGTTGCCTCGCTCCTGGCCTGGAGCGTGGTGCACGGATTGTGGCAGGCGCCGACACGTATGCGCCGCGCCCGCCGGGAGCGTCGGATCGCGCGCGGCAGGGACGCCATCACGCGGGGTCTGCTCGCGATCGGTTACGGCGATGCCGCGGCCGCCCGCAATCACGCCAAGGCGGCCCGGCGTCTGGTGTCGAACGACCCGCTGGCGCTGCTCCTGCATGCCCAGGCCGCGCAGCTTGACGGGGACGCGGACCGGGCGCAGCGTGCTTTCCGGACCATGGCCGAACGCAACGATACGCGGCTATTGGGCTTGCGAGGGCTTTTCATCGAAGCCCAGCGTGCCGGCGATCCGGCGGCGGCGGTGGCGATCGCGGAGGAAGCGCTCAAGACCTCGCCATCCTCGATATGGGCTTCGCAAGCCGCGCTCGGCTTCCGTTGCGCCAGAGGCGACTGGACCGGCGCGCTCGCCATCCTCGACAAGAACGTGGCGTCAGGTCGTATCGACAAGGCGCTGTATCGCCGTCAGCGCGGGGTGCTGCTGACGGCGAGGGCGTTGGAGCTTGAAAAGTCCGATCGCGACCTGTCGCGCCAGACCGTAATGGAAGCGGTGAAGTTTGCGCCGACGCTGATTCCGGCCGTGGTGCTTGCGAGCAAGTATCTGAGCGAGGCGAACCAGATGCGGCGCGCGATGCGTCTCATCGAAACCGCCTGGCTGGCCCAGCCGCATCCTGATCTCGCCGATGCCTATGCGCATGTGATGCCGGGCGATTCAGCGCTGCAGCGATTGGCGCGCGTCGAGAAACTATCGGAGAAGGCGCCCGGTCATCCGGAAAGCGCGATGGCGATTGCGCGCGCTGCGATCGACGCCAGCGAATTCGCGCGGGCCCGCGAAGTTCTGGAGCCGCTGATCGCAGCGCCGACGCAACGCGTTGCGATGCTGATGGCCGAAATAGAGCACAACGAGCGCGGCGATAGCGGGCGCGCCCGCGCTTGGACGTTGCGCGCCGTGCGTGCCCTGCACGATCCGGTATGGACCGCGGATGGGTACGTGTCCGACCATTGGCGTCCGGTTTCGCCGTTAACCGGGCGGGTTGACGCGTTTCAGTGGCAAACTCCGTTGTCGGCCTTGCCTTCGAGCAGGCCTCCCTTGGTAGAGGCGGAGGTTTCGGACCAGATCGCGGAAGATGCGCCGCGCGTCGAAGCTTTGCCTGCCGCGACCTCCACCGAGGATTTCAAGGCTCAAGACGGCGCGATACCCCCGGCCGGGGTCGAAGCCTCATCGTCTGGAACGATTTCCATGCCGGACGAGACCGCGACGGCATCGGCCGATTACACGCCATCAGAGGAAGACAACAAGCCCGGAGCGATTCCCGACGTGATCCCGATCGTTCGTGCTCCGGACGATCCGGGCGTCGATGATGACAATCCCCGCAATGACGGGTTTGTCGAGGACGATACGGCTGCGGCGCGCCAGGCGGGAGGATTGCGCGGGCTCCTGTCGCGCAGGGGGAACTGA
- a CDS encoding COG4223 family protein translates to MADDKHDDASQETNSRPLSTGDEETGTSEAAERDVQADAGETAGDHQSDDWPFTTPPASAADDRQDGFSQDDFSQDSGWQDQSSAANRETDRNSEAAGDAGSGGGSGDQPSGEQPVAPRSPSRASSALIAAVSGAAAAGIVAGGAWLAGWPPPSSAPPPASQVSQAEQVSQAEFSALANRLARIESTASQPAASPLDQATAERIETLDKSAASLREDLTTLREELASVRGQSDRLAAALKDGAAAPRNDGETPSDVASSDLAPSDLAAISARLAQTEQQIEQMTQSLTAEIAKRDAETARRDTESARNSEETAKSKQAAPADDGPLRQAVAATLLNVAVRQGQPYGDLLTAFRTLVSEPDTLKPLETFAESGVPSANALCRELLAIVPKLEPPPVRLSSANDIVNRLQESAVRLVRIERLDTAPAGESAGAVVARIKVAARHNDVATARKELNTLPPTDRTAAESWIAKVDARDAALETARQFASEAMAALAKPAP, encoded by the coding sequence ATGGCAGATGACAAGCATGACGACGCCTCCCAGGAGACAAACTCACGTCCGCTTTCCACAGGCGACGAAGAGACTGGAACCTCCGAGGCGGCGGAGCGCGATGTTCAGGCAGACGCGGGTGAAACGGCCGGCGATCACCAAAGCGATGATTGGCCGTTTACGACGCCTCCTGCTTCGGCCGCGGATGACCGGCAGGACGGTTTCTCTCAGGACGATTTCTCTCAGGACAGTGGCTGGCAGGATCAGTCCTCGGCCGCGAACCGCGAGACCGACCGGAATTCAGAGGCGGCGGGCGATGCCGGCTCTGGCGGCGGGTCCGGCGATCAACCGTCCGGCGAGCAGCCGGTTGCTCCGCGTTCTCCGTCCCGCGCGTCGTCGGCCCTGATCGCCGCCGTGAGCGGTGCCGCTGCCGCAGGGATTGTGGCTGGCGGCGCATGGCTGGCGGGTTGGCCGCCGCCATCCTCGGCTCCGCCCCCGGCGTCGCAAGTGAGCCAGGCGGAGCAGGTGAGCCAGGCGGAATTCAGCGCTCTCGCGAACCGGTTGGCCCGGATCGAATCGACGGCGAGCCAGCCGGCCGCTTCGCCGCTCGATCAGGCCACGGCGGAACGCATCGAGACGCTGGACAAATCGGCCGCATCCTTGCGTGAGGACCTCACGACGTTGCGCGAGGAGTTGGCCTCGGTCCGGGGCCAGTCCGACAGGCTCGCCGCGGCGCTGAAGGACGGCGCGGCCGCGCCGAGGAACGATGGCGAAACGCCGTCTGATGTAGCTTCATCCGACCTTGCGCCTTCCGATCTCGCGGCTATCAGCGCGCGCCTCGCGCAGACCGAACAACAGATCGAGCAGATGACGCAGAGCCTCACGGCTGAGATAGCCAAGCGCGATGCGGAAACAGCCAGGCGTGACACGGAGTCAGCCAGGAACAGCGAGGAGACGGCCAAGTCCAAGCAGGCGGCCCCGGCCGACGACGGACCGCTTCGGCAGGCCGTTGCTGCGACGCTGCTGAACGTCGCCGTGCGTCAGGGGCAGCCTTATGGCGATCTGTTGACGGCATTCAGGACGCTGGTCTCCGAGCCGGATACCTTGAAACCGCTGGAGACGTTCGCGGAGTCCGGAGTGCCGAGCGCGAACGCGTTGTGTCGCGAACTTCTTGCGATAGTGCCGAAACTCGAGCCGCCGCCGGTTAGGCTCTCCTCCGCCAACGACATCGTCAACCGGCTGCAGGAAAGCGCCGTGCGTCTGGTGCGAATCGAGCGCCTGGACACCGCGCCGGCCGGAGAATCCGCCGGCGCCGTCGTCGCGCGCATCAAGGTGGCGGCCCGGCACAACGATGTCGCCACCGCGAGAAAAGAACTGAATACGCTTCCGCCGACCGATCGTACCGCCGCGGAGTCCTGGATCGCCAAGGTCGACGCCCGCGATGCTGCTCTTGAAACTGCGCGTCAATTCGCTTCCGAAGCGATGGCCGCGCTGGCCAAACCGGCGCCATAG
- a CDS encoding uroporphyrinogen-III synthase: MAVLVTRPEPDNETTASALRAMGREALLSPVLRFEAAAFEIDRGANYGAVIVTSANALRALAVHPGIESLLKLAVFAVGRHTAEAARRVGFQDVVAAAGDAAALCELIVKRVRAKSLPKGARILYLAAADRSCDLAGKLEGHGLAVVTTTCYRMAPVASLSREVCDAFAAHRISAVLHYSRRSARAFLDAVRIGGVEISALAVPQCCISGAVASVLRDAGAPHVVEASAPAEEAVLEALDCALRPASQ, encoded by the coding sequence GTGGCGGTTCTCGTCACACGGCCTGAACCGGACAATGAAACCACGGCGTCGGCGCTGCGTGCGATGGGGCGCGAGGCGTTGTTGTCACCGGTGTTGCGCTTCGAGGCGGCTGCTTTCGAAATCGACCGGGGCGCGAATTATGGCGCGGTCATTGTCACCAGCGCCAACGCGCTGCGCGCGCTCGCCGTCCATCCGGGGATTGAATCGCTGCTGAAGCTGGCCGTGTTCGCGGTCGGCCGTCACACCGCCGAGGCCGCGCGCCGGGTCGGCTTCCAGGATGTGGTGGCGGCGGCCGGAGACGCCGCGGCATTGTGCGAACTCATCGTGAAGCGTGTCCGCGCGAAATCCCTGCCGAAGGGCGCCAGGATTCTCTATCTCGCCGCGGCTGACCGCTCATGCGATCTCGCGGGGAAGCTCGAAGGGCACGGTTTGGCCGTCGTGACGACGACATGTTACCGGATGGCGCCGGTGGCGAGCCTGTCCCGCGAGGTCTGTGACGCGTTCGCCGCGCACCGGATATCAGCGGTGCTGCATTATTCGCGCCGCAGCGCCCGTGCGTTCCTGGATGCCGTCCGGATCGGGGGCGTCGAGATATCGGCCCTGGCGGTCCCGCAATGTTGCATCTCGGGCGCGGTCGCCTCCGTTCTGCGGGATGCAGGCGCGCCCCATGTGGTGGAGGCGAGCGCCCCGGCGGAGGAAGCTGTCCTGGAGGCGTTGGATTGTGCGTTGCGGCCGGCGTCGCAGTAA
- the hemC gene encoding hydroxymethylbilane synthase: protein MQSSDETDILATIGTRGSPLALAQAHEVRDRLARAHQVAPERIAIKTIRTSGDAIQDRPLFDVGGKGLFTKEIEEALLAGTIDFAVHSSKDVPTFLPDATWLPAFLPREDVRDVFISPHAGSLNDLPAGATVGTASLRRQAMVLKLRPDLKVNSLRGNVETRLRKISVGEADATLLALAGLNRLGLQDKATRILETDEFLPAVGQGAIAIESRRDDDRINAFVKAIGDPETEVALSAERSFLALLDGSCRTPIGGHCRVNGDRIDFRGLIISPDGTEFYETTREGARADAAALGADAAHELRERAGEKFFTLFAGA, encoded by the coding sequence GTGCAATCCTCGGACGAGACAGACATTCTGGCAACGATCGGTACTCGGGGCAGCCCGCTGGCGCTGGCGCAGGCTCACGAGGTGCGGGATCGGCTCGCGCGCGCGCATCAGGTGGCGCCCGAGCGGATCGCCATCAAGACCATCCGCACCTCGGGCGACGCCATTCAGGACCGGCCGCTGTTCGATGTCGGCGGCAAGGGGCTTTTCACCAAGGAGATCGAGGAGGCGCTGCTCGCCGGCACCATCGACTTCGCGGTGCATTCATCCAAGGACGTGCCGACATTTCTGCCCGACGCGACCTGGCTGCCCGCCTTTCTTCCGCGCGAGGACGTGCGCGACGTCTTCATCAGCCCGCACGCGGGTTCTTTGAACGATCTGCCGGCGGGCGCGACCGTTGGAACCGCCTCGCTGCGGCGGCAGGCCATGGTGCTGAAACTGCGTCCCGACCTGAAGGTCAATTCGCTGCGCGGCAATGTCGAGACGCGCTTGCGCAAGATTTCCGTTGGAGAAGCCGACGCAACGCTGCTCGCGCTCGCCGGCTTGAACCGGCTGGGATTGCAGGACAAGGCGACGCGCATTCTGGAGACCGACGAATTCCTGCCCGCGGTCGGGCAGGGCGCCATCGCCATCGAGTCGCGGCGTGATGACGACCGCATCAACGCGTTCGTGAAGGCGATCGGCGATCCTGAAACGGAAGTGGCGCTGAGCGCGGAGCGGAGCTTTCTGGCGCTGCTCGACGGCTCCTGCCGCACTCCGATCGGCGGCCATTGCCGCGTGAACGGCGACCGCATCGATTTCCGCGGTCTTATCATCTCTCCCGACGGCACGGAATTCTACGAGACCACGCGCGAGGGCGCGCGCGCCGATGCCGCCGCGCTCGGTGCGGACGCGGCGCATGAACTGCGCGAGCGAGCCGGTGAAAAATTCTTCACCCTGTTTGCCGGAGCGTGA
- a CDS encoding YggT family protein gives MRAILDIVLIILDLYVWLLIASAILSWLIAFNVVNTRNQFVGAVAEFLERITEPLLAPIRRLLPNLGGLDISPIILILIILFMQRVITYYIYPAVF, from the coding sequence ATGCGCGCCATACTGGATATCGTCCTTATCATTCTCGACCTCTATGTCTGGCTGCTGATCGCCTCGGCGATCCTGTCATGGCTGATTGCATTCAATGTGGTGAATACCCGCAATCAGTTCGTCGGCGCGGTGGCTGAATTTCTGGAGCGGATCACCGAACCGCTGCTGGCGCCGATCCGCCGGTTATTGCCGAATCTCGGCGGGCTCGACATCTCTCCGATCATCCTGATTCTGATCATCCTGTTCATGCAGCGGGTCATCACCTACTACATCTATCCTGCCGTGTTCTGA
- the folD gene encoding bifunctional methylenetetrahydrofolate dehydrogenase/methenyltetrahydrofolate cyclohydrolase FolD, giving the protein MAASIIDGKVIAADLRARVAGEVTRIKRDHGLTPGLAVVLVGNDPASEVYVRNKHKQTQAAGMASFEHMLPADVAQADVLALIAELNADPAVHGILVQLPLPKGLDTEAIIAAIDPAKDVDGLHPHNAGRLAGGLSALSPCTPLGCIILTKSVHASLEGLDAIVIGRSNLVGRPLVQLLLNENATVTIAHSRSRNLPELCRRADLVYAAVGRAEMVRGDWLKPGATVIDVGITRVPAAEGKTRLIGDVAFDEAMQVAGAVTPVPGGVGQMTVACLLVNTLRAACAIEGLSAPGV; this is encoded by the coding sequence ATGGCGGCCAGTATCATCGATGGAAAAGTCATCGCCGCCGATTTGCGCGCGCGGGTGGCCGGTGAGGTGACGCGGATCAAGCGTGATCACGGGTTGACGCCGGGCCTCGCCGTGGTGCTGGTCGGCAACGATCCGGCGAGCGAAGTCTACGTCCGCAACAAGCATAAGCAGACCCAGGCCGCCGGCATGGCGTCGTTCGAGCACATGCTGCCCGCGGATGTCGCCCAGGCCGATGTGCTGGCCCTGATCGCTGAACTGAATGCGGATCCCGCCGTTCACGGCATTCTGGTTCAACTGCCGCTGCCGAAGGGACTCGACACCGAGGCGATCATCGCCGCCATCGATCCGGCCAAGGATGTCGACGGGCTGCATCCCCACAACGCCGGCCGCCTGGCAGGCGGCCTGTCGGCCCTGTCGCCATGCACGCCGCTTGGCTGCATTATTCTGACCAAAAGCGTGCATGCCTCGCTCGAAGGTCTGGACGCCATCGTGATCGGACGCTCCAATCTCGTGGGCCGGCCGCTGGTGCAGTTGCTGCTCAATGAAAACGCCACGGTGACGATCGCGCATTCGCGCTCGCGCAACCTGCCCGAACTCTGTCGCCGCGCCGATCTGGTCTATGCGGCGGTCGGCAGGGCTGAAATGGTGCGCGGCGACTGGCTCAAGCCGGGCGCGACGGTGATCGATGTCGGCATCACGCGCGTGCCGGCGGCCGAGGGTAAAACCCGGTTGATCGGCGACGTGGCGTTCGATGAGGCGATGCAGGTCGCGGGGGCTGTGACGCCGGTACCCGGCGGCGTCGGGCAGATGACCGTGGCTTGCCTGCTGGTCAACACGCTGCGCGCGGCCTGCGCGATCGAGGGGCTGTCCGCGCCGGGGGTGTAG
- a CDS encoding TerB family tellurite resistance protein, protein MLDRLRHFIIDVISPEAPETRSFDETGCKLAATALFIHIISLDGAPSDVEIRTLHELIETRFGLDPGTANKLITSATLAEGEAVDLYQFTSVLMRSLNDEDRLRIVEMMWELVYADDHVSEFEENVVWRAADLLAISSRDRIKLKHRVGSRRSAPDPAT, encoded by the coding sequence ATGCTTGATAGATTGCGCCATTTCATCATTGACGTCATATCGCCCGAAGCGCCGGAAACCCGGTCGTTCGACGAAACAGGCTGCAAGCTTGCGGCGACCGCGCTGTTCATCCACATCATCTCGCTCGATGGCGCGCCTTCCGACGTGGAAATCCGTACACTGCACGAACTCATCGAAACCCGCTTCGGATTGGATCCCGGCACCGCCAACAAGTTGATTACGTCGGCGACCCTGGCGGAGGGCGAGGCTGTCGATCTCTACCAGTTCACCAGCGTGCTGATGCGTTCACTGAATGACGAGGACCGCTTGCGCATCGTCGAAATGATGTGGGAACTGGTGTATGCGGACGACCACGTCAGCGAGTTCGAGGAGAATGTCGTGTGGCGCGCCGCCGATCTCCTGGCCATTTCCTCGCGCGACCGCATCAAGCTCAAGCATCGCGTCGGCAGCAGGCGGTCCGCGCCAGATCCGGCGACCTGA
- a CDS encoding DUF167 domain-containing protein yields the protein MEPWRYSSQGLAIALRVTPRGGRDAIDGIEMLADGRPVVKVRVRAVADGGEANRAVTAVLAKALGVRKIDVRILAGATSRLKQVAVEGDPVQLGNALRALTAVQPK from the coding sequence GTGGAACCGTGGCGGTATTCTTCGCAGGGCCTCGCTATCGCCTTGCGGGTGACGCCGCGTGGCGGCCGTGACGCGATCGACGGCATTGAAATGCTGGCGGACGGACGGCCGGTGGTGAAGGTTCGCGTCCGCGCCGTTGCCGACGGCGGCGAGGCCAACCGCGCTGTCACGGCGGTGCTGGCGAAGGCGCTGGGCGTACGAAAAATCGATGTCCGGATACTCGCGGGAGCAACCTCGCGGCTGAAGCAGGTCGCGGTCGAGGGCGATCCGGTCCAGCTCGGCAACGCCCTGCGCGCATTGACGGCGGTTCAACCGAAATAG
- a CDS encoding SDR family NAD(P)-dependent oxidoreductase, which translates to MIHPVTLITGASSGIGAEFARVFAAHGHRLALVARRADRLNALAAEIVASGRMAPIVIPCDLGEKGAAERIAAALTAEGVEVKYLVNNAGYGLSGHAVELDHADQLALIDLNVRALTDLSLRFSESLIRLRGGILNVGSIAGFLPGPGMAVYYASKAYVLSFSEALRGELGPRGVHVTVVCPGPVPTEFQARAGVKSGFHASILQVSARDVALEGYRGLMANKRAVLPGLGVKMLPLLLRLVPRDAILRAVAGFQARRRL; encoded by the coding sequence GTGATCCATCCGGTGACACTGATAACAGGTGCGTCCTCCGGGATTGGCGCCGAGTTCGCGCGGGTATTCGCCGCGCATGGGCACAGGCTGGCGTTGGTGGCCCGGCGAGCTGATCGTCTCAACGCTCTCGCGGCTGAAATCGTCGCATCGGGACGCATGGCTCCGATCGTCATTCCCTGCGACCTCGGCGAGAAGGGCGCGGCGGAGAGGATCGCGGCGGCGCTCACCGCTGAAGGTGTCGAGGTCAAGTATCTCGTGAACAACGCCGGCTACGGATTGTCCGGTCATGCCGTCGAACTGGATCACGCTGATCAGCTTGCGCTGATCGACCTCAACGTCCGGGCGCTGACGGATCTGTCGCTGCGATTTTCCGAAAGCCTGATCCGGCTGCGCGGAGGCATTCTCAACGTCGGGTCGATCGCCGGATTTCTGCCGGGGCCCGGCATGGCCGTCTATTATGCGTCGAAGGCCTATGTCCTGTCATTCAGCGAGGCGCTGCGGGGCGAACTCGGTCCTCGCGGCGTCCATGTCACCGTGGTCTGCCCTGGTCCGGTCCCCACTGAATTTCAGGCGCGGGCGGGTGTGAAATCCGGTTTCCACGCTTCAATCCTGCAGGTATCCGCAAGGGATGTTGCTCTCGAAGGCTATCGAGGGCTGATGGCAAACAAGAGGGCGGTGCTGCCGGGCCTGGGCGTCAAAATGCTGCCATTGCTGCTTCGGCTGGTTCCGCGCGATGCAATCCTGCGGGCTGTCGCGGGGTTTCAGGCGCGAAGACGGTTGTGA
- a CDS encoding IS630 family transposase (programmed frameshift), whose translation MGRAYSNDLRERVVRAVVKGGLSRHQAAAQFGVGISTAINWVQRFHETGSVAPSQIGGYRPKKIAGPHREWLLQRCRKDFTVRGLVAELAERGLKVDYRTMWEFVHAVKLSYKKTLIAAEQDRPDVARRRAQWTKYRDRIDPTRLVFIDETWTKTNMAPLRGWAPRGQRIRAKVPHGRWQTMTFMAALRHDRITAPWFIEGPINGEAFLLYIEKVLVPTLRHGDIVIMDNLGSHKASAVRRVIRAAGARLFYLPKYSPDLNPIEQFFAKFKHWLRKAAQRTTEAVYNAIAPILETVAPAECANYFVNAGYNQI comes from the exons ATGGGACGAGCCTATTCGAACGACCTTCGTGAGCGGGTAGTGCGTGCTGTCGTTAAAGGCGGCCTGTCGCGGCATCAGGCTGCGGCCCAGTTTGGGGTGGGCATCAGCACGGCGATCAACTGGGTACAACGCTTCCACGAGACCGGCAGCGTCGCGCCAAGCCAGATCGGCGGCTATAGGCCAAAGAAGATTGCGGGGCCGCACCGCGAATGGCTGCTGCAACGGTGCCGAAAGGACTTTACCGTGCGCGGGCTGGTGGCCGAACTTGCCGAGCGTGGCCTTAAGGTCGATTACCGCACGATGTGGGAGTTCGTTCACGCTGTGAAGCTCAGTTAC AAAAAGACGCTGATTGCTGCAGAGCAGGATCGTCCCGATGTCGCCCGTCGGCGAGCGCAATGGACCAAGTATCGAGATCGGATTGATCCCACTCGGCTGGTGTTCATCGATGAGACCTGGACCAAAACCAATATGGCGCCGCTGCGGGGCTGGGCGCCGCGCGGTCAACGCATCAGAGCCAAGGTGCCGCATGGCCGCTGGCAGACCATGACCTTTATGGCCGCTCTGCGCCACGATCGCATCACCGCGCCGTGGTTCATCGAGGGGCCGATCAACGGCGAAGCCTTCCTTCTCTACATCGAGAAGGTTCTGGTCCCGACCCTGCGGCACGGCGACATCGTCATTATGGACAACCTCGGCTCGCACAAGGCCAGCGCCGTGCGTCGCGTCATCCGTGCCGCCGGTGCCCGGCTCTTCTACCTGCCGAAATACTCGCCTGATCTGAACCCGATCGAGCAGTTCTTTGCCAAGTTCAAACACTGGCTACGCAAAGCCGCGCAGCGGACCACCGAGGCCGTCTACAATGCTATCGCTCCGATCCTCGAAACCGTTGCACCGGCTGAATGCGCCAACTACTTCGTCAATGCAGGATACAACCAAATCTAA
- the ppa gene encoding inorganic diphosphatase: MRIDAISIGPNPPHEVNVIIEVPVGGEPIKYEMDKDAGTLVVDRFLYTAMRYPGNYGFIPHTLSQDGDPCDVLVANTRAIVPGAVMSVRPVGVLMMEDEAGGDEKIIAVPTSKLTQRYDRIKNYDDLPDITLQQIQHFFEHYKDLEPGKWVKVLQWGSADDARRLILEGIARAKGS, encoded by the coding sequence ATGCGTATCGACGCGATCTCGATCGGCCCCAATCCGCCACACGAGGTGAATGTCATCATCGAGGTGCCGGTCGGCGGCGAGCCGATCAAGTACGAGATGGACAAGGATGCCGGCACGCTGGTGGTCGACCGGTTTCTTTACACGGCGATGCGCTATCCCGGTAACTACGGCTTCATCCCGCACACGCTGTCGCAGGATGGCGACCCCTGCGATGTCCTGGTCGCCAACACCCGCGCCATCGTGCCGGGCGCGGTGATGAGCGTTCGGCCCGTCGGCGTGCTGATGATGGAGGACGAGGCAGGGGGCGACGAGAAGATCATCGCCGTCCCGACGTCGAAACTGACCCAGCGTTATGACAGGATCAAGAACTACGACGACCTGCCGGATATCACGCTGCAGCAGATCCAGCACTTCTTCGAGCACTACAAGGATCTCGAGCCCGGCAAGTGGGTCAAGGTGTTACAGTGGGGCAGCGCCGACGACGCCCGCAGACTGATCCTGGAAGGCATCGCGCGGGCGAAGGGGAGCTAG
- a CDS encoding IS481 family transposase — protein MGQVLHGSATTTEAIRRAIQNSEESLRALSKRYGINQKTVAKWKKRTSVADLPTGPKDPRSTVLSSEEEAIIVAFRKHTLLPLDDCLYALQPTIPHLSRSSLHRCLHRHGISRLPEVEGDKPIRKTFRSYPIGYFHIDIAEVQTAEGKLRLFVAIDRTSKFAYAELHQEAGKMVAAQFLRNLIVAVPYAIHTVLTDNGIQFTNHARHKYAFHHIFDRVCDENGIEHRLTRINHPWTNGQVERMNRTIKDATVKRFHYDNHDQLRRHLQDFIKAYNFGRRLKTLKGLTPYEFICKRWTSEPDRFIIDPIHQMPGLNT, from the coding sequence ATGGGACAGGTTCTTCACGGGAGCGCCACGACGACAGAGGCAATCCGTCGAGCAATACAAAATAGTGAAGAGAGCCTGAGAGCGCTGTCGAAACGCTACGGGATCAACCAGAAGACCGTCGCAAAATGGAAGAAGCGGACCTCGGTGGCCGACCTTCCGACGGGACCGAAAGATCCGCGCTCGACGGTGCTCTCATCCGAGGAGGAGGCGATCATCGTCGCCTTCCGCAAGCATACCCTGTTGCCGCTCGATGATTGCCTCTACGCGCTTCAGCCAACGATCCCGCACCTGTCGCGGTCTTCATTGCATCGCTGCCTGCACCGTCACGGCATCAGCCGGCTCCCGGAGGTCGAAGGCGACAAGCCGATCAGGAAGACGTTCAGGAGCTACCCGATCGGCTACTTCCACATCGACATCGCCGAGGTGCAGACGGCTGAGGGCAAGCTGCGCCTGTTCGTGGCCATCGACCGCACTTCGAAGTTCGCCTACGCCGAGCTCCACCAAGAGGCGGGCAAGATGGTCGCGGCTCAGTTCCTGCGCAACCTCATCGTGGCAGTTCCCTATGCCATCCACACGGTGCTGACGGACAACGGCATCCAGTTCACCAACCACGCCCGTCACAAATATGCGTTCCACCACATCTTCGATCGCGTCTGCGACGAGAACGGCATCGAGCACAGGCTCACCAGGATCAACCATCCCTGGACCAACGGACAGGTGGAACGGATGAACCGCACCATCAAGGACGCCACCGTCAAGCGCTTCCACTACGACAATCATGACCAACTGCGCCGGCACCTTCAGGACTTCATCAAGGCATACAACTTCGGTCGAAGGCTGAAGACGCTCAAAGGCCTCACACCCTACGAGTTCATCTGCAAACGATGGACTTCAGAGCCCGATCGATTCATCATCGATCCAATCCATCAAATGCCGGGACTGAACACCTAG